From Zhongshania aliphaticivorans, one genomic window encodes:
- a CDS encoding PhnE/PtxC family ABC transporter permease, translating into MNFKTRPHNNTRLKLSLWLALTGFIALLFADIDIHRASPGQELLRMGHGLIAPNFWSYREIASSAFNTLAFALQGMALASAAGFVLAFLYRHPLVRGFCAFIRAIHELFWALIFIQLFGLSPLTGLLAIAIPYAGTLAKIYGELFEETEAAPRNNLLQSAGLSAFFYTTLPLAWRPLLQYTSYRFECAIRSSIVLGFVGLPTLGYHLETALGNGQYNDAAALLYVLLAIVLSLRWWLKKALLPGYLIAALIYLPPTAHFSWANIARFLSEDIIPAPLRNKTNIDYVAVFDWLAMLWQQQILPGVTSTLILSQIALLLTAILSLVWFPLNSRQFFSPLKRSLGDGFLIIARTLPEYLLAFIGLLLLGPSMLPAILALGIHNGAIIAHLLGRYSGELVLREDACTGINRYSYEILPRVYRQFLAFLLYRWEVIMRETAILGMLGIGTLGFYIDSAFEEFRFDRALLLILCAAILNIIADMFARNLRQRLHLRPSPETL; encoded by the coding sequence ATGAACTTTAAGACTCGCCCCCACAACAATACCCGACTTAAATTAAGTTTATGGCTGGCGCTGACCGGCTTTATCGCCCTGCTGTTTGCCGACATCGACATTCACCGCGCCAGCCCCGGCCAAGAATTACTGCGCATGGGCCACGGCCTAATCGCGCCCAATTTCTGGTCTTATCGCGAAATTGCCAGCAGCGCCTTTAACACCCTCGCCTTTGCCCTGCAGGGTATGGCGCTGGCCAGCGCAGCGGGGTTTGTACTGGCATTTCTGTATCGCCACCCCCTAGTGCGCGGTTTTTGCGCTTTTATACGCGCCATTCATGAATTGTTTTGGGCGCTGATTTTTATTCAATTATTTGGTCTCTCGCCGCTCACGGGTTTGCTCGCCATTGCCATTCCCTACGCCGGCACCCTAGCAAAAATTTACGGCGAATTATTTGAAGAGACCGAGGCCGCGCCGCGCAACAACCTATTGCAGAGCGCAGGGCTCAGCGCCTTTTTCTACACCACCCTGCCGCTGGCATGGCGACCACTGCTGCAATACACCAGCTACCGTTTTGAGTGCGCCATTCGCTCGAGCATTGTTTTAGGTTTTGTTGGCCTGCCCACTCTCGGCTACCATTTAGAAACTGCACTGGGCAACGGCCAGTATAATGACGCCGCCGCGCTGCTGTATGTGCTGCTGGCCATTGTGCTTAGCCTGCGCTGGTGGCTAAAAAAAGCGCTGCTGCCAGGGTATTTAATTGCCGCACTTATTTACTTGCCGCCCACCGCGCATTTTAGCTGGGCAAATATTGCGCGTTTTCTTAGCGAAGATATTATTCCTGCGCCACTGCGCAATAAAACGAATATTGATTATGTCGCCGTGTTCGACTGGTTGGCGATGCTCTGGCAACAACAAATTTTACCGGGCGTGACCAGTACCTTAATCCTCAGCCAAATCGCCCTACTGCTCACCGCCATACTCAGCCTGGTGTGGTTCCCGCTTAATTCACGGCAGTTTTTTAGCCCGCTAAAACGCAGCCTAGGCGATGGCTTTTTAATTATTGCCCGCACCCTGCCCGAGTATTTACTGGCCTTTATCGGCCTGTTGTTATTGGGGCCATCAATGCTGCCCGCCATACTCGCGCTGGGTATTCACAACGGGGCGATCATTGCCCATTTGCTGGGGCGCTACAGCGGCGAGTTAGTGTTACGCGAGGATGCCTGCACCGGCATCAATCGCTACAGCTATGAAATACTACCGCGAGTTTATCGCCAATTTCTGGCCTTTTTACTCTACCGCTGGGAGGTCATTATGCGCGAGACGGCCATTCTCGGTATGCTCGGTATTGGCACCTTGGGCTTTTATATTGACTCGGCCTTTGAAGAGTTTCGTTTTGATCGAGCGCTGCTCTTGATTCTCTGCGCCGCTATACTGAATATTATCGCCGATATGTTCGCCCGCAACCTACGTCAGCGATTGCATCTGCGACCGTCCCCTGAGACCCTGTAA
- the selD gene encoding selenide, water dikinase SelD, with the protein MSIAIPPAANYLDLVLIGGGHAHAQVIKMWGMQPLAGVRLTVISPQVQTPYSGMLPGLVAGHYQFDDAHIDLMRLCQFAGARFIQASVVAIDLEQKQLLLNDKDRPPIGFDLLSINSGITPDLSIAGAEQFATPVKPISDFYPRWQRTLETLRKASTPAAISVVGGGAAGVELILAMQHAISQYPEIVTPSYHLLYSSAELLKAYPQRIRKLVNTALQNKGVQLHAEAKVINIADQRIDIEGAGHGQDKNHSLPSEHIFWCTNAKAADWPRHSGLACDANGFIAINDSLQSLSHDFVFAAGDTAQQVNHPRPAAGVFAVRQGPVLFANLQSKLLGQPLKQHRPQKDFLSILALGGKTAIAHRPLWPTLSGDWVWRWKDKIDRRFMAMFSELSMSTNQPRTQLVDPFITGDETPSDAQAMRCGGCGAKVGASTLSKVIKQLSPVQRDDIAWGLDAPDDAAAIWINQDQNTAPQLLLQSVDHFRAFIDEPYLLGQIAAQHALSDLFAMNAQPQSAMAIASLPFAGDKITERDLLQLMSGAVKVLNDNHCSLTGGHTSEAAELSIGFVVNGLAAKNAVLTKANLHEGEVLILSQALGTGTLFAAHGQLQAQGKCLEGALAAMLSSNRSAGKIFHDHGATACTDVTGFGLLGHLVEMLKPSGLSAQLKLGSIPALDGALACLANGISSSLQEQNQRIGAAVKNTEAWRNHPVYPLLFDPQTSGGLLASVPHARAAACVQALREAGYPAACIIGGVYRDEAAASPIELTA; encoded by the coding sequence ATGAGCATCGCAATCCCCCCCGCAGCAAACTATCTCGACCTCGTGCTGATCGGTGGCGGCCACGCCCATGCCCAAGTCATAAAAATGTGGGGCATGCAGCCGCTGGCTGGCGTGCGGCTCACCGTGATCTCGCCGCAGGTGCAAACCCCTTACTCGGGTATGTTGCCGGGTCTGGTTGCCGGTCACTATCAATTTGACGACGCCCATATCGACTTAATGCGGCTCTGCCAATTTGCCGGTGCGCGCTTTATACAGGCCAGCGTAGTGGCTATTGACCTTGAGCAAAAGCAGCTGCTGCTCAACGACAAAGACCGTCCGCCCATTGGCTTCGACCTGCTGTCGATCAACAGCGGTATAACACCAGATTTGAGCATTGCCGGAGCCGAGCAATTCGCCACGCCGGTGAAACCGATCAGTGATTTTTACCCCCGCTGGCAGCGCACTCTTGAAACGCTGCGCAAAGCAAGCACACCCGCAGCCATCAGCGTGGTTGGCGGCGGCGCCGCGGGTGTTGAATTAATACTGGCCATGCAACACGCCATTAGCCAATACCCAGAGATTGTCACGCCCAGCTATCACTTGCTGTACTCCAGCGCCGAGCTACTCAAAGCCTACCCCCAGCGTATCCGCAAGCTCGTGAACACCGCCTTACAGAATAAGGGCGTTCAACTGCACGCCGAGGCCAAGGTTATCAATATCGCCGACCAGCGCATAGATATTGAAGGCGCAGGTCATGGCCAAGATAAAAACCACTCATTACCCAGCGAGCATATTTTTTGGTGTACCAATGCCAAAGCCGCCGACTGGCCTAGGCACTCTGGCCTTGCCTGCGACGCAAATGGCTTTATCGCGATTAACGACAGCCTGCAATCACTCAGCCACGATTTTGTGTTTGCCGCTGGCGACACCGCCCAACAAGTGAATCACCCTCGCCCTGCTGCTGGCGTGTTCGCAGTGCGCCAAGGGCCGGTATTATTCGCTAATTTGCAGAGCAAGCTATTGGGCCAGCCCTTAAAGCAACATCGTCCGCAAAAAGATTTTTTAAGTATTTTGGCCTTGGGCGGAAAAACCGCCATTGCCCACCGGCCTTTATGGCCAACACTGAGCGGCGACTGGGTGTGGCGCTGGAAAGACAAAATCGATCGCCGCTTTATGGCCATGTTTAGCGAACTCAGCATGAGCACTAATCAGCCTAGGACGCAGCTTGTCGACCCCTTCATTACCGGCGACGAAACCCCGAGCGATGCACAGGCAATGCGCTGCGGTGGTTGTGGCGCCAAGGTCGGCGCCAGCACCCTCAGCAAAGTGATTAAGCAGTTAAGCCCTGTGCAGCGCGACGATATCGCCTGGGGCCTAGACGCTCCCGACGACGCCGCCGCTATCTGGATAAATCAAGATCAGAACACGGCGCCACAATTGCTATTACAAAGCGTTGATCATTTTCGGGCCTTTATCGACGAGCCGTATTTACTCGGTCAAATTGCCGCCCAGCACGCTTTAAGTGATTTGTTTGCCATGAATGCCCAGCCCCAAAGCGCAATGGCCATCGCCAGCCTGCCCTTTGCTGGCGACAAAATAACCGAGCGCGATTTACTGCAATTAATGAGTGGCGCGGTGAAAGTGCTTAACGACAATCATTGCAGCCTAACCGGCGGCCACACCAGTGAAGCCGCTGAACTCAGCATTGGATTTGTGGTAAATGGATTGGCCGCAAAGAACGCGGTACTCACCAAAGCTAATTTACACGAGGGCGAGGTATTAATTCTAAGCCAAGCCCTTGGCACCGGCACTTTGTTTGCAGCCCACGGCCAATTACAGGCTCAAGGCAAATGCTTAGAAGGCGCCTTGGCCGCCATGCTCAGCAGTAACCGCAGCGCGGGCAAGATATTCCACGATCACGGTGCCACCGCCTGTACCGATGTAACTGGCTTTGGTTTGCTCGGCCACTTAGTTGAAATGTTAAAGCCCAGCGGCCTGTCTGCGCAGCTAAAGCTCGGTAGCATCCCCGCCCTAGACGGCGCGCTGGCGTGTTTAGCAAATGGCATAAGCAGCAGTTTGCAGGAACAAAACCAGCGGATTGGGGCTGCCGTCAAAAATACTGAGGCATGGCGCAATCACCCAGTGTACCCATTATTATTCGACCCCCAAACTTCGGGCGGTCTGTTGGCCAGCGTGCCACACGCTCGCGCAGCGGCCTGCGTACAGGCCTTGCGCGAGGCTGGTTACCCAGCAGCGTGCATTATTGGTGGGGTCTATCGAGACGAGGCGGCGGCGAGCCCCATTGAACTAACAGCGTAA
- a CDS encoding PepSY-associated TM helix domain-containing protein — translation MSRRLLVSIHLYLAAFFAPMVIIMAVSGGLHLLGVKEVMTSTELGYVSGLKLDADSPSLSSDVRTALQSLGVDARFEYVKGRGGEFSTRPSSREHYRLSQQADGVAITTVSPNWQAALMELHMGHGPRWYKWFETAFALGLIIIMISGLYLGLMSAAYRRQTLVLCSVGLLLFLALAFL, via the coding sequence ATGTCTCGCCGTTTGTTAGTTTCTATTCATTTGTACCTCGCTGCTTTTTTTGCGCCCATGGTCATTATCATGGCGGTATCGGGTGGCTTGCACTTGCTGGGTGTTAAAGAGGTGATGACCAGTACCGAGTTGGGCTATGTGAGTGGCCTTAAGCTCGATGCCGACAGCCCCAGCTTAAGCAGCGATGTGCGCACGGCGCTGCAAAGTCTCGGCGTAGATGCGCGCTTTGAATACGTGAAGGGCAGAGGCGGTGAATTCTCAACGCGGCCAAGCAGTCGTGAGCATTATCGTTTGAGCCAGCAGGCCGACGGTGTGGCGATTACGACGGTATCGCCAAACTGGCAGGCGGCGCTGATGGAATTACACATGGGCCACGGCCCGCGCTGGTATAAGTGGTTTGAGACGGCGTTTGCACTGGGCCTCATTATTATTATGATCAGTGGCCTCTACCTGGGCTTAATGAGCGCGGCCTATCGGCGTCAAACTTTGGTGTTGTGCAGTGTTGGCCTGCTGCTATTTTTAGCCCTCGCGTTTTTGTAA